The following coding sequences are from one Paenibacillus tundrae window:
- a CDS encoding DUF2975 domain-containing protein, translating into MKRGSTFLLKIAVFFIGMPALALCVLGIPWLANHPVNPVYAGLLYPILIILFVTLVPFFVALYHAFRLLTYIDKNNAFSNNSVQALKKIKFCATIITALYVVILPFVFLVAEKDDAPGLILMGMVPIFASMVIAVFAAVLQMLLQEAIEIKSENDLII; encoded by the coding sequence ATGAAACGAGGTTCTACTTTTTTGTTGAAGATCGCTGTATTTTTTATTGGAATGCCGGCGCTTGCTCTATGTGTATTAGGTATACCTTGGTTAGCTAACCATCCTGTGAATCCAGTCTATGCCGGGTTACTGTATCCTATTTTAATCATCTTGTTCGTAACATTAGTTCCCTTCTTCGTAGCGTTGTATCATGCATTCCGCCTTCTGACTTATATTGATAAAAATAATGCGTTCTCGAATAACTCTGTGCAGGCTTTGAAGAAAATAAAATTCTGTGCAACTATAATTACCGCATTGTACGTTGTCATACTGCCATTCGTTTTTCTCGTAGCAGAAAAAGACGATGCTCCAGGACTCATTCTTATGGGGATGGTACCGATCTTCGCTTCGATGGTCATTGCCGTTTTTGCTGCAGTTCTGCAAATGCTTTTACAAGAAGCGATCGAGATCAAATCAGAGAATGACTTAATTATTTGA
- a CDS encoding helix-turn-helix domain-containing protein produces MAIIINIDVMLAKRKMSVTELSEKVEITLANMSILKNGKAKAIRLSTLEAICKALDCQPGDILEYQADEDE; encoded by the coding sequence ATGGCCATTATAATCAATATTGATGTCATGTTAGCGAAAAGGAAAATGAGCGTAACAGAACTTTCTGAGAAGGTTGAAATTACCTTGGCTAATATGTCTATCTTAAAAAATGGTAAGGCAAAGGCGATTCGATTATCTACTTTAGAAGCGATTTGTAAGGCGCTAGATTGTCAGCCGGGTGATATATTAGAATACCAAGCTGATGAAGACGAATGA
- a CDS encoding ATP-binding protein, whose translation MSKRAIPLNSLTEVTNGGHIIYFFEDFNCYVDNAVSYIMTGIDQGHHILLIEQTATYHKILQKLKGSVPHDQLQYLHYANNIEYYGEHGNFEFQHILAHFEDIMGDIQEQNKPIRTWANVMTWGDHPEKQILDNLVTYERQTTCVVQDYGMLSVCAYNTEMISSSVQTKLMREHEYMMTDLEFVKSPLYHYKASEDVIFPSLSVQSQLLYEQKHLMIEKEAVETASQVKSDFITTMNHEIRTPMNGLLGISELLAATDLNAEQREYVTTIQSSRKSLLRIVNDILDFNKLESSYDQLLIEPFNPRESVKETLDILHTAISDKNLQVNISIDTRIPQIVVGDDGRFRQVLLNLLGNAVKFTPAGSITIDVVLLNTDDSKLKMQVTIQDTGTGIPQDKRSQLFLPFSRVDNSITRRTEGTGLGLAICKRIIELMNGEIRLEDEQKDIPGTTITFTAEFNAYLEVDL comes from the coding sequence ATGAGCAAACGAGCCATTCCTTTGAATTCGTTGACTGAGGTCACGAACGGGGGACATATTATTTATTTTTTTGAGGATTTCAATTGTTATGTTGATAATGCCGTATCTTACATCATGACGGGGATCGATCAAGGTCATCATATATTACTTATTGAGCAAACTGCCACATACCATAAGATTCTGCAAAAGCTTAAAGGCAGCGTACCTCATGATCAGCTTCAATATCTTCATTATGCTAACAATATAGAGTACTATGGAGAACATGGTAATTTCGAATTCCAACACATTCTTGCCCATTTTGAAGATATCATGGGCGACATACAGGAGCAAAACAAGCCTATTCGGACGTGGGCAAATGTGATGACATGGGGAGATCATCCGGAAAAGCAGATTCTAGATAATTTAGTCACCTATGAACGGCAAACGACATGCGTTGTTCAAGACTATGGAATGTTATCGGTCTGTGCGTACAATACGGAAATGATCTCTTCTTCTGTACAGACTAAATTGATGAGAGAACATGAATACATGATGACGGATCTGGAGTTCGTGAAATCACCTCTGTATCATTACAAAGCTTCGGAAGACGTGATTTTTCCGTCGTTATCGGTACAAAGTCAGTTGTTATATGAACAAAAGCATCTGATGATCGAAAAAGAAGCCGTTGAAACGGCTAGTCAAGTTAAAAGTGATTTCATAACAACGATGAATCATGAGATTAGAACACCGATGAATGGATTGCTGGGCATCTCGGAATTGTTAGCAGCTACGGATCTGAATGCAGAACAGAGAGAGTATGTCACCACAATACAAAGCAGCAGAAAGTCTCTACTTCGTATCGTAAATGACATCTTGGATTTTAATAAATTGGAATCAAGCTATGATCAATTGTTGATTGAGCCTTTCAATCCTCGTGAATCCGTTAAAGAAACATTGGATATCCTTCATACCGCTATCTCGGATAAAAATCTTCAAGTGAATATTTCCATAGATACTCGTATTCCTCAGATTGTTGTTGGAGATGATGGTCGATTCAGACAGGTATTGCTGAATTTATTAGGAAATGCCGTGAAATTTACACCTGCAGGAAGCATTACGATTGATGTTGTGCTTCTAAATACCGATGATAGCAAGCTTAAAATGCAAGTTACCATTCAGGATACGGGGACTGGAATCCCCCAGGACAAGCGAAGCCAGCTGTTTCTGCCTTTTTCCCGAGTGGATAACAGTATTACCCGACGAACAGAAGGAACAGGTCTTGGGTTAGCGATCTGCAAACGGATCATCGAACTGATGAACGGAGAAATACGCCTCGAAGACGAGCAGAAGGACATCCCAGGTACCACAATCACGTTTACCGCGGAATTTAATGCATATCTGGAGGTTGATCTCTGA